Proteins from a single region of Streptomyces spectabilis:
- a CDS encoding response regulator gives MIRVLVAEDQSAVRAGLVLILRSAPDIEVVGEAADGEQAVALARELRPDLVLMDVQMPRLDGVSATRQVVAEQLADVLVLTTFDLDEYVFGALRAGASGFLLKNTEAKALLDAVRTVARGEGLIAPAVTRRLIAEFAAPRPVRSPDAPDLAVLDALTRREREVLSCLGEGMSNAEIGRRLDMAEATVKTHVSRLLGKLELRSRVQAAVLAQELGV, from the coding sequence ATGATCCGTGTCCTCGTCGCCGAGGACCAGTCCGCCGTGCGGGCGGGCCTCGTCCTGATCCTGCGCAGCGCGCCCGACATCGAGGTCGTCGGCGAGGCGGCGGACGGCGAGCAGGCCGTGGCGCTCGCCCGCGAGCTGCGGCCCGACCTCGTCCTGATGGACGTGCAGATGCCGCGCCTGGACGGCGTGTCGGCCACCCGCCAGGTGGTCGCCGAGCAGCTGGCGGACGTGCTCGTCCTGACGACGTTCGATCTGGACGAGTACGTCTTCGGGGCGCTGCGCGCGGGCGCTTCGGGGTTCCTGCTCAAGAACACGGAGGCGAAGGCGCTGCTCGACGCGGTCCGCACGGTGGCGCGCGGCGAGGGTCTGATCGCGCCCGCCGTCACCCGCAGGCTCATCGCCGAGTTCGCGGCCCCGCGCCCGGTGCGCTCCCCGGACGCGCCCGACCTCGCGGTCCTCGACGCCCTGACGCGGCGCGAGCGCGAGGTCCTCTCCTGTCTCGGCGAGGGGATGTCCAACGCGGAGATCGGCCGCCGCCTCGACATGGCGGAGGCCACCGTGAAGACCCATGTGAGCCGGCTGCTCGGCAAGCTGGAGCTGCGCAGCCGGGTGCAGGCGGCCGTGCTCGCCCAGGAGCTGGGGGTCTGA
- a CDS encoding glycoside hydrolase family 18 chitinase produces the protein MYTTSTPCSRASQGSTPPRNSTEEHTLRVRDRSRHRSRHRLTAGLTTLLLPFATLVALGGSAQAAPSAAPKAAAAGATATYQKTQDWGAGFEGKWTIKNTGTASISSWTVEWDFPAGTRVTSGWDATITNSADHWTAKNLGWNGTLAPGASVTFGFNGSGSGNPSGCKLNGESCDGGGQPGDAPPSAPGTPTASAVTDTSVKLDWKAATDDKGVKNYDVLRDGTKVATVTGTAYADSGLTAGTDYSYSVQARDTADQTGPVSTAVKVRTTGGGGPGPDPGDKVKLGYFTNWGIYQRNYNVKNIVTSGSAEKITHINYAFGNVQGGKCTIGDAYADYDKAVPANLSVDGVGDTWDQPLRGNFNQLRKLKAKYPHIKVLWSFGGWTWSGGFTDAMKNPAAFADSCYKLVEDPRWADVFDGIDLDWEYPNACGLTCDTSGPAVMKNMMQAFRAKFGANNLVTAAITADGSDGGKIDAADYGGAAQYTDWYNVMTYDFFGAWDAKGPTNPHSPLTDFPGIPKQGFNSAAAIAKLKAKGVPAKKLLLGIGFYGRGWTGVTQKEPGGTATGPAAGTYEAGFEDYKVLKNSCPANGTVAGTAYAHCGTNWWSYDTPATIRAKMAWAKEQSLGGAFFWEFSGDTASGELVNAIHEGLK, from the coding sequence ATGTACACGACATCCACACCGTGCTCACGGGCGTCGCAGGGTTCCACCCCACCCCGGAACTCGACCGAGGAGCACACCTTGCGCGTCAGAGACAGGTCACGACACCGGTCACGGCACCGGCTGACAGCGGGGCTCACCACCCTGCTGCTCCCCTTCGCCACCCTGGTCGCCCTCGGCGGATCCGCCCAGGCGGCCCCCTCGGCCGCGCCGAAGGCGGCGGCCGCCGGGGCCACCGCCACGTACCAGAAGACCCAGGACTGGGGCGCCGGCTTCGAGGGCAAGTGGACGATCAAGAACACCGGCACCGCCTCGATCAGCAGCTGGACCGTCGAGTGGGACTTCCCCGCCGGAACCCGTGTCACCTCCGGCTGGGACGCCACCATCACCAACTCCGCCGACCACTGGACCGCCAAGAACCTCGGCTGGAACGGGACGCTCGCCCCCGGCGCCTCGGTCACCTTCGGGTTCAACGGCAGCGGCAGCGGCAACCCCTCGGGCTGCAAGCTGAACGGCGAGAGCTGCGACGGCGGCGGCCAGCCCGGCGACGCCCCGCCCTCGGCCCCCGGCACCCCCACCGCGTCCGCCGTCACCGACACCTCGGTGAAGCTGGACTGGAAGGCCGCCACCGACGACAAGGGCGTCAAGAACTACGACGTCCTGCGCGACGGCACCAAGGTCGCGACGGTCACCGGCACCGCCTACGCCGACTCCGGCCTGACCGCGGGCACCGACTACTCGTACAGCGTCCAGGCCCGTGACACCGCCGACCAGACGGGACCCGTCAGCACCGCGGTGAAGGTGCGCACCACCGGTGGCGGCGGCCCCGGCCCGGACCCCGGTGACAAGGTCAAGCTGGGCTACTTCACCAACTGGGGCATCTACCAGCGCAATTACAACGTCAAGAACATCGTGACGTCCGGCTCCGCCGAGAAGATCACGCACATCAACTACGCCTTCGGTAACGTCCAGGGCGGCAAGTGCACGATCGGCGACGCCTACGCGGACTACGACAAGGCCGTCCCGGCCAACCTGTCGGTGGACGGGGTCGGCGACACCTGGGACCAGCCGCTGCGCGGCAACTTCAACCAGCTCCGCAAGCTCAAGGCCAAGTACCCGCACATCAAGGTGCTCTGGTCGTTCGGCGGCTGGACCTGGTCCGGCGGCTTCACCGACGCCATGAAGAACCCGGCGGCGTTCGCGGACTCCTGCTACAAGCTGGTCGAGGACCCGCGCTGGGCCGACGTCTTCGACGGCATCGACCTGGACTGGGAGTACCCGAACGCGTGCGGCCTGACCTGCGACACCTCGGGTCCCGCCGTGATGAAGAACATGATGCAGGCGTTCCGGGCCAAGTTCGGCGCGAACAACCTGGTCACCGCCGCCATCACCGCCGACGGCTCCGACGGCGGCAAGATCGACGCCGCGGACTACGGCGGCGCCGCGCAGTACACCGACTGGTACAACGTGATGACGTACGACTTCTTCGGCGCCTGGGACGCCAAGGGCCCCACGAACCCGCACTCCCCGCTGACCGACTTCCCGGGCATCCCCAAGCAGGGCTTCAACTCGGCGGCGGCGATCGCCAAGCTGAAGGCCAAGGGCGTCCCGGCGAAGAAGCTGCTGCTCGGCATCGGCTTCTACGGCCGCGGCTGGACCGGCGTCACGCAGAAGGAGCCGGGCGGCACCGCCACCGGCCCCGCCGCGGGCACCTACGAGGCGGGCTTCGAGGACTACAAGGTCCTGAAGAACTCCTGCCCCGCCAACGGCACCGTGGCGGGCACGGCCTACGCCCACTGCGGCACCAACTGGTGGTCGTACGACACCCCGGCGACCATCCGGGCCAAGATGGCCTGGGCCAAGGAGCAGTCCCTCGGCGGCGCCTTCTTCTGGGAGTTCAGCGGCGACACGGCGAGCGGTGAGCTGGTGAACGCCATCCACGAGGGCCTGAAGTAG